In Candidatus Binataceae bacterium, one DNA window encodes the following:
- a CDS encoding phospholipase D-like domain-containing protein, whose product MRTAGGLRLYRWLRRFCLLILIGAAGCADTLPNARANIRAIAARAHRLPQIVNSQEQPLTPDQRQMLLEQIEAEGAASPELLAHLPLLEAIGGAPLAIGNRVTLLQNGPVTYAAMRRAILQAQHSINLETFIFADDSVGREFAALLMDRSRHGVQVNVIYDALGSLTTSQSLFDQMRAAHIAVLAFNPIRLLRHLPGRSLEHRDHRKLLVVDGRLAITGGVNLTSDYTHGFSTSGRPRTGNGDELFWRDTDVEIQGPAVAQCQQLFVDTWFRQTGKLLPRAEYFPTLHRQGDDLVEVIGSTPDAPISAIYLTLLVAIHNAEKNVWITDAYFVPDHQFVTDLRTAARRGVDVELDLPHITDHPVVLYASRSHYTSLLKSGVKIYERTGALLHAKTATIDGIWSTVGSANLDWWSFARDDEINVVVLSPSFAQQMEMMFKADREQSEQIQLATWHHRRLWERAQEWLARLIQPLL is encoded by the coding sequence ATGCGCACCGCCGGCGGGTTGCGTCTATACCGCTGGTTGCGCCGGTTTTGCCTGTTAATTCTGATTGGTGCGGCCGGCTGTGCCGATACGCTGCCCAATGCGCGGGCGAACATTCGCGCGATCGCCGCGCGCGCCCATCGATTGCCCCAAATTGTCAATTCCCAGGAACAGCCGCTAACGCCTGACCAGCGCCAGATGCTGCTCGAGCAGATTGAAGCTGAGGGCGCGGCCAGCCCCGAGCTGCTGGCTCATCTGCCGCTGCTGGAAGCGATCGGGGGCGCGCCGCTGGCGATCGGCAATCGAGTTACCTTGCTGCAAAACGGGCCGGTAACCTATGCGGCGATGCGCCGGGCTATCCTGCAGGCTCAGCATTCGATCAATCTGGAAACCTTCATCTTCGCCGACGATTCGGTAGGGCGTGAATTTGCCGCCCTGCTGATGGATCGCAGCCGGCACGGGGTGCAGGTCAACGTGATCTATGATGCCTTGGGCTCGCTCACCACCTCGCAGTCGCTGTTCGACCAGATGCGCGCTGCCCATATCGCAGTCCTGGCCTTCAACCCTATCCGGCTGCTCCGCCATCTGCCCGGCCGCTCTCTGGAGCATCGCGACCATCGCAAATTGCTGGTCGTGGATGGACGCTTGGCAATTACCGGCGGAGTCAACCTGACCAGCGACTACACCCACGGGTTTTCGACCAGCGGTCGGCCGCGCACGGGCAACGGCGACGAGTTGTTCTGGCGCGACACCGACGTCGAGATTCAGGGACCCGCGGTGGCCCAATGCCAGCAACTGTTCGTCGATACCTGGTTTCGCCAAACCGGGAAGTTGCTGCCCCGAGCCGAGTACTTTCCCACCCTCCATCGCCAGGGTGACGATTTGGTCGAAGTAATCGGCAGTACTCCGGATGCCCCCATCAGCGCTATCTACCTGACCCTTCTGGTAGCGATTCACAATGCTGAAAAGAACGTGTGGATCACCGACGCCTACTTCGTCCCCGACCATCAGTTCGTCACCGACCTGCGCACCGCGGCGCGACGCGGCGTGGACGTGGAGTTGGATCTGCCGCACATCACCGACCATCCCGTTGTGCTTTACGCCTCGCGCTCCCATTACACTTCCCTGCTCAAGAGCGGGGTCAAAATCTACGAACGCACCGGCGCACTGCTCCACGCCAAAACCGCTACCATCGACGGAATCTGGTCCACGGTCGGGTCGGCCAACCTGGACTGGTGGAGTTTCGCTCGCGATGACGAGATAAATGTGGTGGTGCTGAGTCCGTCCTTCGCACAGCAGATGGAGATGATGTTCAAGGCGGATCGCGAGCAATCCGAACAAATCCAGCTCGCCACTTGGCACCACCGTCGACTGTGGGAACGAGCTCAGGAATGGCTGGCACGTTTGATCCAACCGCTGTTGTAA
- a CDS encoding HAD family hydrolase — MDRIDTLLFDFGGTLDLPGEHWLDRFLVHYRAAGWRLERQELDPAFAWATAQGYRATQALRECDLSSLVERLVQWHIEELRERLPARFPAGFVPSQIAVPFCHASVAGMLTSRLLLAELAPRFHLGVVSNFYGNLERVLADAGILELTTTVIDSSQVGVFKPDPYIFALALQALGARAEHTLMIGDSLTKDCAPARALGMKTALVTGARSACAAAATGADYVIADLADLHSLLGD, encoded by the coding sequence GTGGACCGGATCGATACCCTGCTGTTCGATTTCGGCGGGACGCTCGACCTACCAGGCGAGCATTGGTTGGACCGCTTTCTGGTTCATTACCGCGCCGCCGGATGGCGACTGGAGCGCCAAGAGCTGGATCCGGCTTTCGCCTGGGCTACGGCGCAAGGTTATCGCGCGACGCAGGCGTTACGGGAGTGTGACTTGAGTTCGCTGGTCGAGCGGCTGGTGCAATGGCATATCGAGGAGTTGCGCGAACGGCTACCCGCACGTTTTCCGGCAGGTTTCGTTCCAAGCCAAATCGCCGTTCCGTTCTGTCACGCCAGTGTTGCCGGTATGCTAACCAGCCGCCTTCTGTTGGCCGAGCTAGCACCTCGTTTCCATTTAGGCGTAGTCTCCAATTTTTATGGCAATCTGGAGCGGGTGTTGGCCGATGCCGGTATCCTGGAGCTGACCACGACAGTTATCGATTCCTCGCAAGTGGGGGTATTCAAACCCGACCCGTATATTTTCGCCCTCGCTCTCCAAGCATTGGGTGCGCGGGCCGAGCATACCCTGATGATCGGCGATTCGTTGACCAAGGATTGCGCCCCTGCGCGCGCGTTGGGTATGAAGACGGCCTTGGTAACTGGAGCGCGCTCAGCTTGCGCTGCAGCCGCCACGGGGGCCGATTATGTAATAGCGGATCTGGCCGATTTGCACAGCTTGCTCGGAGACTGA
- a CDS encoding radical SAM protein: MSKKPRILLVQPTTVHLDGTPHKTKWRLIMGLMIPLIAGTTPDDFDVTLCDERVDDINFDGGWDLVGMTTTIGASLRAYQLGDEFRRRGIPVVMGGFHATLQTEEALKHADAVVQGEADLVWENLLRDWQDGKLKSIYKADKLHDLKKLPRPRHELLKLNRYLFKCIPIQASRGCPYRCAFCEIPVFYGGSYRTRPIEDIVEEIKQNIQITGIRRFQFIDDQITGKHKFARELFRALAPLNIRFSCLWTINSNHDDELLDLAAKAGVFHVNIGVESISQDSLLSMNKIQNHAKEYKTLLAKLRKYGIYYSLNFLFGLENDHPQIFADTIKFLHEVKAPEAFFNTVTPRKGTPMRTQLENEGRVIIPDADMYTNNFRCMFVPKNLSPQEVEEGVWRCTTQFYSLKSMFKRLLMPPGPFTWQGLTENILFYWGAKRRIDPVDYY; this comes from the coding sequence ATGAGTAAAAAGCCGCGTATCTTACTGGTGCAACCCACCACGGTGCACCTGGATGGTACCCCGCACAAGACCAAGTGGCGCTTGATCATGGGTCTGATGATCCCGCTTATCGCGGGCACGACCCCTGATGATTTTGATGTCACCCTGTGCGATGAGCGGGTGGACGACATCAATTTTGACGGCGGCTGGGACTTGGTCGGAATGACCACCACGATTGGGGCTTCGCTGCGCGCCTACCAATTGGGCGATGAATTTCGCCGGCGCGGAATCCCGGTGGTGATGGGCGGCTTTCACGCCACCCTACAAACCGAGGAAGCGCTTAAGCATGCCGACGCGGTGGTGCAGGGCGAGGCCGACTTGGTATGGGAAAATTTGTTGCGCGACTGGCAGGATGGCAAGCTCAAATCGATTTACAAGGCGGACAAGCTGCACGATCTCAAGAAGCTACCGCGCCCGCGCCACGAGTTGCTCAAGCTTAATCGCTATCTGTTCAAGTGTATCCCGATTCAGGCCAGCCGCGGATGTCCCTATCGATGCGCGTTTTGCGAAATCCCGGTATTCTACGGCGGTAGCTACCGCACCCGCCCGATTGAAGACATCGTCGAGGAAATCAAGCAAAATATCCAGATTACTGGCATCCGCCGCTTTCAATTCATCGACGATCAGATCACCGGCAAGCACAAGTTCGCGCGCGAGCTGTTCCGCGCCCTGGCCCCGCTCAACATTCGCTTCTCCTGCCTGTGGACGATCAATTCCAACCATGACGACGAATTGTTGGACCTCGCGGCCAAGGCCGGCGTCTTCCACGTCAACATCGGAGTGGAATCGATCAGCCAGGACAGCCTGCTGTCGATGAACAAAATTCAAAATCACGCCAAAGAGTACAAGACCCTGCTCGCCAAGCTGCGCAAGTATGGGATCTATTATTCGCTCAACTTTCTCTTTGGGTTGGAAAACGATCATCCGCAAATCTTCGCGGACACAATCAAATTCCTGCACGAGGTCAAGGCGCCCGAGGCATTTTTCAACACCGTTACTCCGCGCAAAGGGACCCCGATGCGCACTCAGCTCGAAAACGAGGGACGCGTAATCATTCCTGACGCGGATATGTATACCAACAACTTCCGCTGCATGTTCGTGCCCAAGAACCTTTCGCCCCAGGAAGTCGAAGAGGGGGTCTGGCGCTGTACCACGCAATTCTATTCGCTTAAATCGATGTTTAAGCGGCTGCTCATGCCGCCCGGACCCTTCACTTGGCAAGGACTAACCGAAAACATCCTATTTTACTGGGGCGCCAAACGCCGGATCGATCCGGTCGACTACTACTAG
- a CDS encoding BON domain-containing protein — MPKTRYGILLLGILMLVSPTLAHAQGSATARPGALGEAENAIDDAALTTKVKTILATNKVTSKYKLHVSSSRGVVTLSGHIGSLSNAHYAVALVRKINSVRGVRNHLQTP, encoded by the coding sequence ATGCCAAAAACCCGTTATGGCATCCTTTTGTTGGGGATATTGATGCTCGTCAGCCCGACACTGGCTCATGCCCAGGGCAGCGCGACTGCGCGCCCAGGAGCGTTGGGCGAAGCGGAAAATGCGATCGACGACGCCGCACTGACCACTAAGGTCAAAACCATTCTGGCCACCAATAAAGTGACCAGCAAATACAAATTGCACGTCAGCTCCAGTCGCGGCGTGGTCACTTTAAGCGGTCATATCGGCTCCTTGAGCAATGCCCATTATGCCGTCGCGCTGGTGCGCAAAATCAACAGCGTGCGCGGGGTAAGAAACCATCTGCAGACGCCGTAA